One genomic segment of Vagococcus intermedius includes these proteins:
- a CDS encoding LicD family protein, producing the protein MSQGEKVVELREIQLVQLEILKEIDTLCKRNNIQYFLVGGSLLGAVRHGGFIPWDDDLDIGMTRDNYIKFVAICKKEIDDKYFLQNVETDPNYGLIFSKVRKNNTLYTEESAQYTQAKDGVFIDVFCYSDLPSNNSNKYEKSIYLLKRLLLLKKDYIFWNDSNFKKKIIYRMLLAISKLCSSKKLINKINKIIFFKDANATKVVNYGGSYSFRKESMDKIDTINLTEIEFENQLFPVPKNYKKILTHVYGDYLKLPPEEKRNNRHGIINIKL; encoded by the coding sequence TTGAGTCAAGGTGAGAAGGTAGTTGAATTAAGAGAGATACAATTAGTTCAGCTTGAAATATTAAAAGAAATAGATACACTTTGTAAAAGAAATAATATTCAATATTTTTTAGTTGGAGGGAGTCTTTTAGGAGCGGTCAGACATGGGGGGTTTATTCCATGGGATGATGATCTAGACATAGGGATGACGAGAGATAACTATATAAAGTTTGTAGCTATTTGTAAAAAAGAGATAGATGATAAATATTTTTTACAAAATGTTGAGACAGATCCAAATTATGGTTTGATTTTTTCTAAAGTCAGAAAAAATAATACGTTATACACCGAGGAATCAGCTCAGTATACTCAGGCAAAAGATGGTGTGTTTATCGATGTTTTTTGTTACTCTGATCTACCTAGTAATAATAGTAATAAATATGAAAAATCTATTTATTTATTGAAGCGATTATTGCTGTTAAAAAAAGATTATATTTTTTGGAATGATAGCAATTTTAAAAAGAAGATTATATATAGGATGTTACTAGCCATCAGTAAATTATGTTCTAGTAAAAAACTAATAAATAAAATAAATAAAATAATCTTTTTTAAAGATGCTAATGCAACTAAAGTTGTCAATTATGGTGGGTCGTATAGTTTTAGAAAAGAATCAATGGATAAAATTGATACCATTAATTTGACTGAAATAGAATTTGAAAATCAATTATTTCCAGTTCCTAAAAATTATAAGAAGATTTTGACGCATGTTTATGGGGATTATCTTAAATTACCACCCGAAGAAAAAAGAAATAATCGACATGGTATTATAAATATAAAACTGTAA
- the wecB gene encoding non-hydrolyzing UDP-N-acetylglucosamine 2-epimerase — MKKLKVMTVVGTRPEIIRLSAVINKLEASEAIEHILVHTGQNYDYELNEVFFEDFKLRKPDYFLNAAVGTAIETVGNILIKIDPILEEVNPDAFLVLGDTNSCLCAIAAKRRHIPIFHMEAGNRCFDQRVPEETNRKIVDHTADINLTYSDIAREYLLREGLPADRIIKTGSPMFEVLNSRKEDIEKSSILDKLNLKEDNYFVVSAHREENISSEDNFLNLVDSLNQVAEKYQMPVIISTHPRTMKMIEAKGVKFHELVQTMKPMGFNDYNKLQINSKAVLSDSGTISEESSILGFRALNIRQAHERPEAMEEASVMMTGLRAERILEALVILETQERETLRQVADYSMPNVSDKILRIILSYTDYINRVVWSK; from the coding sequence ATGAAAAAATTAAAAGTAATGACAGTTGTGGGAACGCGTCCCGAAATTATTCGTTTATCAGCAGTAATCAATAAGTTAGAAGCGTCAGAAGCAATTGAACATATTTTAGTTCATACGGGACAAAATTATGATTATGAATTAAATGAAGTGTTTTTTGAAGATTTTAAGTTAAGAAAGCCAGATTATTTCTTAAATGCAGCAGTTGGTACTGCGATTGAGACAGTGGGAAATATTTTAATCAAGATTGATCCTATTTTAGAAGAAGTTAATCCAGATGCCTTTTTAGTATTAGGAGATACAAATAGTTGTCTTTGTGCAATTGCCGCTAAACGTCGTCATATTCCTATTTTTCATATGGAAGCGGGTAATCGTTGTTTTGACCAACGTGTACCTGAAGAAACAAATCGTAAAATCGTAGACCATACTGCGGATATTAACTTAACTTATAGTGATATTGCACGTGAATATTTACTTAGAGAAGGTTTACCAGCTGATCGTATTATTAAAACAGGTAGTCCAATGTTTGAGGTACTTAATTCACGTAAAGAAGACATTGAAAAGTCATCAATTTTAGATAAATTAAATTTAAAAGAAGACAATTATTTTGTAGTATCAGCACACCGTGAAGAAAATATTAGTTCAGAAGATAACTTCCTAAACCTTGTAGATAGCTTAAATCAAGTAGCTGAAAAATATCAAATGCCAGTTATCATTAGTACTCATCCACGTACAATGAAAATGATTGAAGCCAAAGGTGTTAAATTCCATGAGTTAGTTCAAACAATGAAACCAATGGGATTCAACGACTATAATAAATTACAGATTAATTCTAAAGCTGTGTTGAGTGATAGTGGTACAATCAGTGAAGAATCATCTATTTTAGGATTTAGAGCGTTAAATATTCGTCAAGCACATGAAAGACCAGAAGCGATGGAAGAAGCAAGTGTCATGATGACTGGGTTAAGAGCAGAACGAATTTTAGAAGCGCTAGTTATTTTAGAAACGCAAGAGAGAGAGACTTTACGTCAAGTAGCAGATTATTCAATGCCTAATGTTTCTGACAAAATATTACGAATCATTCTTTCTTATACAGATTATATTAATCGCGTGGTTTGGAGTAAATAA
- a CDS encoding glycosyltransferase encodes MKILIVNTVCGVGSTGRICTDLYDRLTKNKNISCCIAYGRGSADEKYNTYKIGGKTNVISHVLETRLLDNHGLSSRKATKNFIEFIRSYNPDVIHLHNLHGYYLNVKILFSFLKESGIKIIWTLHDTWGFSGHSATLGIKSNGFIEYDTEFKYEGKEYPETYCFDRRQRNLKMKQSIFINVPNLVIVTPSKWLERGVKNSFLSIYNTQVIYNGINKNLLKPPLNRKDNERIRVLGVANIWVPSKGLNYFNELADFDNNRTYEFVVVGDILDQKINKNIKHIKKVESLKILSELYGSADVFFNPTTKDNFPTTNIEALSCGTPVLTFDTGGSPEAIDSNTGMIINNYSIKNISDKIIECANLDRSECVKRSNKFRREEMVEQYSELYNS; translated from the coding sequence ATGAAAATTTTAATTGTAAATACTGTATGTGGTGTTGGAAGTACGGGGAGAATTTGTACAGATTTATATGATAGATTGACTAAAAATAAGAACATTAGTTGTTGTATAGCATATGGCAGGGGCTCTGCTGATGAGAAATATAATACATATAAAATAGGTGGAAAAACGAATGTAATATCTCATGTTTTAGAAACAAGATTATTGGATAATCATGGGTTATCTTCACGAAAAGCAACTAAAAATTTTATAGAATTTATTAGAAGTTATAATCCAGATGTTATTCATTTACATAATTTACATGGTTATTATTTAAATGTAAAGATACTCTTCTCATTTTTAAAAGAAAGTGGCATAAAAATAATTTGGACACTCCATGATACGTGGGGCTTTTCAGGTCATAGTGCTACATTAGGAATAAAAAGTAATGGTTTTATAGAATATGATACTGAATTTAAATATGAGGGCAAAGAATACCCCGAAACATACTGTTTTGATAGGAGGCAAAGAAATTTAAAAATGAAACAGTCTATTTTTATAAATGTTCCCAATTTAGTAATTGTAACACCTTCTAAGTGGCTTGAACGTGGGGTTAAGAATTCATTTTTATCTATCTATAATACTCAAGTAATCTATAATGGCATTAATAAAAATCTTTTAAAACCACCTTTAAATAGAAAGGATAATGAACGTATTAGAGTTTTAGGTGTAGCAAATATTTGGGTACCAAGTAAGGGTTTAAATTATTTTAATGAATTAGCAGATTTTGATAATAATAGGACATATGAATTTGTAGTTGTAGGAGATATATTGGATCAAAAAATTAATAAAAATATAAAACATATAAAAAAAGTTGAAAGTCTAAAAATATTATCAGAGTTATATGGTAGTGCCGATGTTTTTTTTAATCCGACCACTAAAGATAATTTTCCGACGACAAATATTGAAGCATTATCATGTGGAACACCCGTACTAACGTTTGATACAGGCGGAAGTCCAGAAGCAATTGATTCAAATACTGGGATGATTATAAACAATTATTCTATAAAAAATATAAGTGATAAAATTATCGAATGTGCTAATCTCGATAGAAGTGAATGTGTGAAAAGGTCTAACAAATTTAGAAGGGAAGAAATGGTAGAACAGTATAGTGAATTATATAATTCTTAA
- a CDS encoding oligosaccharide flippase family protein → MTNRRTKKLLFFNIVYSGLYQILVLIVPLLTTPYVTRIFNVEQMGSYGASLALANLFSYAAKMGMGYYGNRKIAQADSKEEYSADFFSLFKIQFISSIVFFFIFIVITVPFGKRSELYLIQSLFILFGFFDVSWFFIGMEDMKKVVVRNMLTKILTTIAIFIFVKKSTDLTLYAFIVVLGILLGNLFMWYRINTYIDFSYRKEKIKKNHIGGSFRLMVPFFLNNMYTTVDRNYLLWLSNSFGSVGVYDQGRKIINILQTFCNASIDAVMPRMAFMSKEKNSKDYIDFIQKGLKICIIISILLVSGILTCSEYFVPLFFGPGYGDVRYVMEISSLAFIIFPTSIFLSNGVMVSSSKDKNFLAISIVMILSSALFNIVLDSKYLFIGASIAYIFTEIIGFCMKINVLKEIISIRSIFINVVIIMIGSFFSIVMIKLINRYIDLDSSISNLALNILLNLVILFILLLIISMKKIKTRILK, encoded by the coding sequence ATGACAAATAGAAGAACAAAAAAATTACTTTTTTTTAACATAGTATATAGCGGATTATACCAAATTTTAGTCCTGATTGTTCCACTCTTAACAACTCCATATGTGACTAGAATTTTTAATGTAGAACAAATGGGAAGTTATGGAGCATCATTAGCATTGGCTAATCTATTTTCATATGCTGCAAAAATGGGGATGGGATACTATGGAAATAGAAAAATAGCACAGGCAGACAGTAAAGAAGAATATTCGGCAGATTTTTTCAGCTTATTTAAGATACAGTTTATTTCTTCAATTGTATTTTTCTTCATTTTTATAGTTATTACAGTTCCTTTTGGGAAGAGGTCTGAGCTATATCTGATCCAATCACTTTTTATACTATTTGGCTTTTTCGATGTATCTTGGTTTTTTATAGGAATGGAAGATATGAAAAAAGTGGTTGTTAGAAATATGTTAACTAAAATCCTGACAACAATTGCAATATTTATATTTGTAAAAAAATCAACTGATTTAACTTTATATGCGTTTATAGTTGTATTAGGAATTTTGTTAGGTAATTTATTTATGTGGTATAGGATAAATACTTATATTGATTTTTCATATCGTAAAGAGAAGATAAAAAAGAACCATATAGGTGGTTCTTTCAGATTAATGGTCCCCTTTTTCTTAAATAATATGTATACAACAGTGGATAGAAACTATCTATTGTGGTTATCAAATTCGTTTGGAAGTGTTGGAGTATATGATCAGGGACGTAAAATAATTAATATTTTACAAACTTTCTGTAATGCTAGTATTGATGCAGTAATGCCAAGAATGGCATTTATGAGCAAGGAAAAAAATTCAAAGGACTATATTGATTTTATTCAAAAAGGGTTGAAAATATGTATTATAATCTCAATCCTTTTAGTATCAGGTATTTTAACGTGTTCTGAATACTTTGTTCCTTTATTTTTTGGGCCAGGATATGGCGATGTTAGATATGTTATGGAAATTAGTAGTTTAGCTTTTATAATTTTTCCAACAAGTATATTTTTATCTAATGGGGTGATGGTGTCCTCATCAAAAGATAAAAATTTTTTGGCTATTAGCATAGTTATGATTTTATCCTCTGCTCTCTTTAACATCGTTTTGGATAGTAAATATTTATTTATTGGAGCAAGTATTGCTTATATTTTCACTGAAATTATAGGTTTTTGTATGAAAATAAATGTTTTAAAAGAAATTATTTCAATAAGGAGTATTTTTATAAATGTTGTTATCATAATGATAGGTTCATTTTTTTCTATAGTAATGATCAAATTGATTAATAGATATATTGATTTAGACTCAAGTATATCTAATTTAGCACTTAATATTCTTTTGAATTTAGTTATTTTATTTATATTACTGTTAATTATATCAATGAAAAAAATTAAAACCAGGATTTTAAAATAA
- a CDS encoding LCP family glycopolymer transferase — translation MLKKIVKTISILLLVIILAGVGYGAKVYFDVRNTAKGINTPVERQSNLRDKNVDIDSGQPFSVLLLGLDTGDKGRTDQGRSDTMLLATVNPKQNQTTLVSLPRDTYTEIIGHEGNTKDKLNHAYAFGGAAMAMDTVENLFQTPVDHYVTINMKGLQDLVDAVGGITVDNQLEFSQDGFDFPVGTIKLNGESALSYSRMRYEDPNGDYGRQERQRKIIQSVVDQAMSVSSVTGYTDILRAISDNMKTDLSWDDMIDISTKYRSAFGTVQDDGLKGDGVMLDGVSYQEVSDSELARVKDLLNSQLK, via the coding sequence ATGTTGAAAAAAATAGTTAAAACCATTTCGATTTTACTGCTAGTGATCATCTTAGCAGGTGTGGGCTACGGAGCCAAAGTTTACTTTGATGTCAGAAATACAGCTAAAGGAATTAATACACCGGTTGAGCGTCAGTCTAACTTACGTGATAAAAATGTGGACATTGATTCAGGACAGCCATTTTCAGTCTTATTATTAGGACTAGATACTGGTGACAAGGGACGAACGGATCAAGGGCGTTCTGATACCATGCTATTAGCGACTGTCAATCCTAAACAAAATCAGACAACTTTAGTTAGTCTACCGCGTGATACCTATACAGAAATCATTGGACACGAGGGAAATACCAAAGATAAGTTAAACCATGCTTATGCGTTTGGTGGTGCTGCGATGGCGATGGATACCGTTGAAAATCTTTTCCAAACCCCAGTTGATCACTATGTGACAATCAACATGAAAGGGTTACAAGATTTAGTTGATGCCGTTGGTGGGATTACGGTTGACAATCAGTTAGAGTTTAGTCAAGATGGGTTTGATTTCCCAGTTGGAACAATTAAGCTCAATGGCGAATCAGCTTTATCCTATTCTCGAATGCGTTACGAAGATCCAAATGGTGACTACGGGCGTCAAGAACGTCAACGTAAGATCATCCAATCAGTTGTAGATCAAGCTATGAGTGTTTCCTCGGTAACAGGTTATACTGATATTTTACGAGCTATTTCTGATAATATGAAAACAGATTTATCTTGGGATGATATGATTGATATTTCAACTAAGTATCGTTCAGCTTTTGGAACAGTTCAAGATGATGGACTGAAAGGTGACGGTGTGATGCTTGATGGTGTATCTTATCAGGAAGTTTCTGATAGTGAACTAGCACGTGTCAAAGACCTATTAAATAGTCAATTAAAATAA
- a CDS encoding serine hydrolase domain-containing protein has protein sequence MKHTKHKYVRLRTCVITFLIGVLLSASLATLYLTQQVSELEHSFKKSEIKLTKKNKKLTSRLDNLQEKSSQSFSRIDYNKAINSDKTLSASLNQQINETTFQGSALVIKDNQVILNKGYGDANKEKEIKNQPDTEFMLASIQKSYTATLIMMLIQDKKLTFNTLLSEFYPEVPYSETITIRNLLDMSSGLFLEGNDPKGKSEEDTIAYVLKNVTYKQIDKWNYSSVNYMLLAAIIRQITGESYQDYLTKKIIAPLNLTHTGFYKEFTNDPEHTLSYDEKGKPVTIAEHNYSAELGTGNLYASTKDLLTYLHALMDGKLIARTSLDALWTNAPQNYAYTYASGLYHRDGFKKGHGLFRNYESSLFISNNGKNAVVLLQNSYNVTGSKLAEKLFKKL, from the coding sequence TTGAAACATACCAAACACAAATACGTCAGACTTCGCACCTGTGTCATTACTTTTTTAATTGGAGTATTACTATCAGCAAGCCTTGCAACACTATATTTGACACAACAAGTATCAGAATTAGAGCATAGCTTTAAGAAATCTGAGATAAAACTCACTAAAAAAAACAAAAAATTAACCTCACGATTAGACAACCTTCAAGAGAAATCGTCACAATCATTTTCTAGAATTGACTACAATAAAGCTATCAATTCAGATAAAACCTTAAGTGCTTCTCTTAATCAACAAATTAACGAAACAACCTTCCAAGGTTCTGCCCTAGTCATAAAAGATAATCAGGTCATCTTAAATAAAGGTTATGGCGATGCTAATAAAGAAAAAGAAATCAAAAATCAGCCTGATACGGAATTTATGCTAGCTTCTATTCAAAAATCCTATACAGCAACTTTAATTATGATGTTAATTCAAGATAAAAAATTAACTTTTAATACCTTGTTATCTGAGTTTTATCCGGAAGTTCCTTACAGTGAGACGATTACGATTCGGAATCTCTTAGATATGTCTAGTGGCTTGTTCTTAGAAGGAAATGATCCTAAAGGAAAGTCTGAAGAAGATACCATCGCCTATGTATTAAAAAATGTCACCTACAAACAGATTGACAAATGGAACTATTCTTCCGTTAACTATATGCTCCTAGCAGCTATTATTAGACAGATAACTGGCGAAAGCTACCAAGATTATCTGACTAAAAAAATTATAGCTCCCTTAAATCTAACTCATACTGGTTTTTATAAAGAGTTTACTAACGATCCTGAACATACCTTATCTTATGATGAAAAAGGCAAGCCAGTCACCATTGCCGAACATAACTACTCGGCTGAACTTGGAACAGGTAATTTGTATGCTTCCACAAAAGACTTATTGACCTATCTTCATGCTCTAATGGATGGCAAGTTAATTGCTCGGACTAGTTTGGATGCTTTGTGGACAAATGCTCCTCAAAACTATGCCTATACTTATGCCAGTGGTCTTTACCACCGTGACGGCTTTAAAAAAGGTCATGGTTTATTTAGAAATTATGAGTCGTCACTCTTTATTTCAAATAATGGTAAAAACGCGGTTGTTCTATTACAAAATAGTTACAATGTCACTGGATCAAAACTTGCTGAAAAGTTATTTAAAAAGCTGTAA
- a CDS encoding DUF2922 domain-containing protein: MKKLSLNFLDAAGKPVTLTPRLADSSLSAEQVKYFMEQLIQLELFERNSVLKYSQIASAKYIETLTTDLF, translated from the coding sequence ATGAAAAAACTATCCTTAAATTTTTTAGATGCGGCAGGTAAACCTGTCACTCTCACACCAAGACTTGCTGATTCAAGCTTGTCAGCCGAACAAGTCAAATACTTTATGGAGCAACTTATTCAATTGGAATTATTTGAACGTAACAGTGTTCTTAAATATAGTCAGATAGCTAGTGCCAAATACATTGAAACATTAACAACAGACTTATTTTAA
- the rlmD gene encoding 23S rRNA (uracil(1939)-C(5))-methyltransferase RlmD: METKHKIKLGQTITLPIKRLGINGEGLGYFKKTIVFIPGALPNETVTAKVTSVAPRFVEAKLMKINKAAKDRVEPPCHVYEECGGCQLQHLAYDSQLDFKRDVVKQSLAKYKPQGYQHYTMPDTIGMETPWHYRNKLQFQVRLNDKEQVTTGLYQSDSHDLVAIDDCLVQEPATMKTVNQVASLLEKHQVPIYNEKTNSGIVKTLMVRVGIATGEVQVVFITNSPKLPKKQALIAEINEQLPEVVSIMQNVQNKKTSLVMGDETLHLWGKESIEEHLEELVFDLSPRAFFQLNPQQTAVLYDEARKALKAKTDDTIVDAYCGVGTIGLSVAKKVKEVRGMDTIPAAISDAKHNANRLGITNSHYEVGTAEDLLPKWLKDGFKPTGIVVDPPRTGLDDTLITALLDYPSQTLVYVSCNPSTMARDLVKLTKKYRVDYLQSVDMFPQTARAEVVARLVLK, encoded by the coding sequence ATGGAAACGAAACATAAAATCAAATTGGGACAAACAATAACCCTACCAATCAAACGCTTAGGTATCAATGGTGAAGGTCTTGGCTATTTTAAAAAAACGATCGTCTTTATTCCTGGCGCTTTACCAAATGAGACTGTCACTGCTAAAGTAACATCTGTTGCACCACGTTTTGTTGAAGCAAAATTAATGAAAATTAATAAGGCTGCTAAAGATCGCGTTGAGCCTCCTTGTCACGTCTATGAAGAATGTGGTGGTTGTCAATTACAGCATCTTGCTTATGACTCACAACTAGACTTCAAACGTGATGTCGTCAAACAATCCTTAGCCAAATATAAACCCCAAGGCTATCAGCATTATACGATGCCTGACACTATCGGGATGGAAACCCCTTGGCATTACCGCAATAAATTACAATTTCAAGTTCGATTAAACGATAAGGAGCAAGTGACGACAGGTTTATACCAATCTGATTCTCATGATTTGGTCGCAATTGATGACTGTTTGGTTCAAGAACCTGCCACTATGAAGACTGTAAACCAGGTTGCCAGCCTATTAGAAAAACATCAAGTACCAATTTATAACGAAAAAACTAATAGTGGGATTGTTAAAACACTCATGGTTCGTGTCGGTATTGCTACAGGTGAAGTTCAAGTTGTTTTCATCACCAACAGTCCGAAGCTACCAAAAAAACAAGCTTTGATTGCCGAGATTAACGAACAACTGCCTGAGGTAGTTTCTATCATGCAAAATGTTCAAAATAAAAAAACTTCTTTAGTTATGGGAGATGAGACCTTGCACTTGTGGGGGAAAGAAAGTATTGAGGAGCACTTAGAAGAGTTAGTTTTTGATCTATCTCCTAGAGCCTTCTTCCAACTTAATCCTCAACAAACTGCCGTCTTATATGATGAAGCCCGTAAAGCTCTTAAAGCGAAAACTGATGATACGATTGTGGATGCTTATTGTGGGGTTGGGACGATTGGTCTTAGTGTAGCGAAAAAGGTGAAAGAAGTTCGTGGGATGGACACAATCCCTGCAGCAATTTCTGATGCCAAACATAATGCTAACCGTCTTGGGATTACTAACAGCCATTATGAAGTCGGTACAGCCGAAGACTTACTACCAAAATGGCTAAAAGACGGTTTTAAACCAACTGGGATTGTGGTTGATCCACCACGAACAGGTTTAGATGATACCCTAATTACAGCCCTTTTAGACTATCCAAGTCAAACATTGGTCTACGTCTCTTGTAACCCTTCTACAATGGCTCGTGATTTAGTCAAGTTAACAAAAAAATACCGTGTTGATTATTTACAATCCGTTGATATGTTCCCACAGACAGCTAGAGCTGAAGTGGTTGCTCGTTTAGTTTTAAAATAA
- the recX gene encoding recombination regulator RecX: MEQVKRLEKVKANYYKVFLESGETFHISEDVLVRYRLLKGTELNSEQIAEITLQTQLDHGYQLALNYLSYQLRTKKEIRDYLSKKEITAENIPAIMKRLVDLKLVDDLVYGQSYVRTQARLGDKGPRVIREKLMQKGVSELIIDESLEEYPFESQLAVAKKVAEKAERKYERHSHTEKQRKIKQYLMSKGFSGDVITESLQALALEKDEEVEEDLLSLQGDKLWRKNQRFDAKKRKQKVTQSLYQKGFSFDLINDYIRNKEMEEEDGVND, from the coding sequence TTGGAACAAGTTAAGCGTTTAGAAAAAGTCAAAGCCAATTATTATAAAGTCTTTTTAGAATCAGGCGAAACCTTCCATATCTCAGAAGATGTTTTAGTTCGCTATCGCTTGTTAAAAGGGACCGAATTAAATTCAGAACAAATCGCTGAGATTACCTTACAAACCCAGTTAGACCATGGTTATCAGTTAGCTTTAAATTATTTGAGTTATCAATTACGGACTAAGAAAGAGATACGTGATTATTTATCCAAAAAAGAAATCACAGCTGAAAATATACCAGCTATAATGAAGCGACTAGTGGACTTGAAATTAGTTGATGATCTTGTTTATGGTCAAAGCTATGTTAGGACGCAAGCCCGTCTAGGGGATAAAGGGCCACGGGTGATTCGTGAAAAATTGATGCAAAAAGGAGTGTCTGAGTTGATTATTGACGAATCGTTAGAAGAGTATCCATTTGAGAGCCAATTAGCAGTTGCAAAAAAAGTTGCTGAAAAAGCGGAACGTAAGTATGAGCGTCATAGTCATACTGAAAAACAACGTAAAATAAAACAATATTTAATGAGTAAGGGATTTAGTGGAGATGTTATAACAGAAAGCCTGCAAGCCTTAGCTTTAGAAAAAGATGAAGAAGTCGAAGAGGATTTATTGTCTCTTCAAGGAGACAAGTTGTGGCGTAAAAATCAACGATTTGATGCTAAAAAACGCAAACAAAAAGTCACACAATCCCTCTATCAAAAAGGGTTTAGTTTTGATTTGATTAATGACTATATTAGAAATAAAGAGATGGAAGAGGAAGACGGAGTAAATGACTAA
- the mutY gene encoding A/G-specific adenine glycosylase — protein MTKEDLSGILAQWSPEKIQKFQTDFLNWYEKERRDLPWRENQDPYRIWVSEIMLQQTQVVTVIPYFYRFMEWFETIADLAEAPEDKLLKAWEGLGYYSRVRNMQVAAQQMMTDFDGQMPQTVEEISSLKGIGPYTAGAIASIAFDLPEPAIDGNVMRVFSRLFELEADIAKPSSRKVFDYVVRQVMPHHDPSSFNQGIMDLGSGICTPNSPNCYECPLQEYCQSFAKGTMLNYPVKSKKVKSRPVYYLAQVIKNSKNEYLLTQRSSEGLLANMWTFPLVEISKEEYQNLKTDWQSFVAADNQQQSLEQLTLDNVAEPFSEYEASYLKQQTGRYAKVVWQKQPLAEVTHIFSHLKWHILVIPGFLNEDTEFVKESRETFAAPKTFNKYPFPKPQQKIVTTLENSGYLIAEE, from the coding sequence ATGACTAAAGAAGATTTATCAGGGATCTTGGCTCAGTGGAGTCCGGAAAAAATCCAAAAATTTCAAACTGATTTTTTAAACTGGTATGAAAAAGAGCGACGAGATTTACCGTGGCGTGAAAATCAAGATCCTTACCGCATATGGGTGTCAGAAATCATGCTGCAGCAAACACAAGTCGTAACAGTTATTCCTTATTTTTACCGTTTTATGGAATGGTTTGAAACGATTGCTGATCTAGCTGAAGCACCAGAGGATAAACTGTTAAAAGCTTGGGAAGGCTTGGGTTATTATTCTCGTGTTCGTAATATGCAAGTAGCTGCTCAACAAATGATGACAGATTTTGATGGCCAGATGCCTCAAACGGTCGAAGAAATTAGTAGTTTGAAAGGGATAGGTCCTTATACTGCCGGAGCTATCGCAAGTATTGCTTTTGATCTACCAGAACCAGCCATTGATGGTAATGTTATGAGAGTCTTTAGTCGTCTCTTTGAATTAGAGGCAGATATTGCCAAACCTAGTTCAAGAAAAGTCTTTGACTACGTGGTACGACAAGTGATGCCACACCATGATCCAAGTAGTTTCAATCAAGGGATTATGGATCTTGGATCAGGTATTTGTACGCCCAACTCACCTAACTGTTACGAGTGTCCCTTACAGGAATATTGTCAAAGTTTTGCTAAAGGGACGATGCTTAACTATCCTGTTAAAAGTAAAAAAGTTAAAAGTCGTCCGGTTTATTATTTGGCTCAAGTGATAAAGAATTCGAAAAATGAATATTTATTGACACAACGGTCAAGTGAGGGACTGTTAGCAAATATGTGGACCTTTCCCTTAGTGGAAATTTCTAAGGAGGAGTACCAAAACTTAAAGACTGATTGGCAGAGCTTTGTTGCAGCTGACAATCAGCAACAATCGTTGGAACAACTGACATTAGATAACGTAGCTGAACCATTTAGTGAGTATGAAGCAAGTTATTTAAAACAGCAGACGGGTCGTTATGCCAAGGTAGTCTGGCAAAAACAGCCCTTAGCTGAAGTGACACATATTTTTAGCCATTTAAAGTGGCATATTCTTGTAATACCGGGGTTTCTTAACGAAGACACTGAGTTCGTTAAAGAAAGTAGAGAGACTTTTGCTGCACCTAAGACTTTCAATAAGTATCCATTCCCTAAACCTCAACAAAAAATTGTGACGACTTTGGAGAATTCAGGTTATTTAATTGCGGAAGAATAA